From a single Collibacillus ludicampi genomic region:
- the hemW gene encoding radical SAM family heme chaperone HemW, with product MDLIPTSLYIHIPFCASKCYYCDFNSYVSTSDVMDRYLDALDKELSLLANEYNWKPLRTVFFGGGTPTIFNAKQTERMLTILHRSFKLHEDAEVTVEANPGTVDLEKLRILREGGVNRLSFGVQSFDDQLLKRLGRLHDREQVYQSYEWARKAGFSSINLDLMFGLPGQTVELFHESLQRFLTLDPEHLSAYSLKIEEGTPFANWYDRGQLTLPPEEDEIEMYTLLREKTMQHGYEMYEISNFAKEGFACEHNQVYWRNEPYLAAGSGAHGYVEGTRYVIEKSVPDYIDKTLQGRRPVVESERINERIQQEDTMILGLRMREGVTYDRFRERHQIDMLTVFGEEIKKLQDAGLLEADHRGVRLTEQALLLANEVFAAFLDT from the coding sequence ATGGATCTTATTCCTACGTCCCTTTATATACACATTCCTTTTTGTGCAAGCAAATGTTATTACTGCGATTTTAACTCGTATGTTTCCACGAGCGATGTGATGGACCGCTACTTGGATGCTCTCGATAAAGAATTGTCGCTTTTAGCGAATGAATATAACTGGAAACCGCTGCGCACCGTCTTTTTCGGTGGAGGAACTCCGACGATTTTCAATGCGAAACAAACGGAGCGCATGTTAACCATCCTGCACCGCTCATTCAAACTGCATGAAGATGCGGAAGTCACCGTTGAGGCAAATCCGGGGACGGTAGATCTTGAAAAATTGCGTATTTTGCGCGAAGGAGGAGTGAACCGTCTTTCTTTCGGTGTACAGAGTTTCGACGATCAGCTTTTGAAGCGTTTGGGCCGCTTGCATGATCGCGAACAAGTCTATCAGTCTTATGAGTGGGCACGGAAGGCTGGTTTTTCTTCTATTAATTTAGATTTGATGTTCGGACTTCCCGGTCAGACGGTTGAGTTATTTCATGAAAGCCTGCAGCGTTTCCTGACGCTTGATCCTGAACACCTTTCCGCTTATTCGTTGAAAATTGAAGAAGGAACCCCTTTTGCCAATTGGTACGATCGTGGACAGTTGACCCTGCCGCCGGAAGAGGATGAAATAGAGATGTATACGTTACTGAGGGAAAAGACAATGCAACATGGATACGAAATGTATGAGATTTCTAATTTCGCTAAAGAAGGGTTTGCCTGTGAGCATAACCAAGTGTATTGGCGCAATGAACCGTATCTGGCTGCCGGCTCCGGCGCGCATGGATATGTAGAGGGAACTCGCTACGTGATCGAAAAATCGGTACCCGATTATATTGATAAGACATTGCAGGGACGGCGGCCCGTAGTGGAAAGCGAGCGAATCAATGAGCGCATACAACAAGAAGATACGATGATTCTCGGTCTCCGTATGCGAGAAGGGGTTACGTATGATCGTTTTCGTGAGCGTCATCAAATCGACATGCTCACCGTGTTTGGCGAGGAAATCAAGAAACTTCAGGATGCAGGATTGCTTGAAGCGGATCATCGGGGGGTACGCCTAACGGAACAAGCTCTTCTACTTGCAAATGAAGTTTTCGCCGCCTTTTTGGACACTTAG
- the hrcA gene encoding heat-inducible transcriptional repressor HrcA codes for MLTERQQLILRIIVDDYVQSAEPVGSRLISKHIEVSLSPASIRNVMADLEEMGYLEQPHISSGRVPSEKGYRFYVDHLLPPVSVSEEEVRAIRRLLMERIDEMEQVVQQTAQILSSLTNYTSIVLGPQIYEQTLKHLQLIPLHERSAVAIMVTNTGRVENKKVTVPEGISLDEIRKLVAILNEKLTGTPIYQIKKRLYDEIAHELRRYMEQFEGAMDLFNQIVKTDANERIYLGGTAKILDQPEFRDVEKLRPLLDILEQSKTVVQLLGANEEPGIRVRIGQENDVDEFKNCSVISASYAIDGKHVGAIGVIGPTRMDYARVIKIINHLAAGLSAALTRLHK; via the coding sequence ATGTTGACAGAGCGCCAACAATTGATCTTGCGTATCATTGTTGATGATTATGTACAATCGGCCGAGCCAGTAGGTTCCCGTTTGATTTCAAAACATATAGAAGTCTCTCTGTCTCCGGCGTCTATTCGGAATGTGATGGCTGATCTTGAAGAAATGGGTTATTTGGAACAGCCTCATATCTCATCCGGTCGTGTTCCTTCCGAAAAAGGATATCGATTCTATGTCGATCATCTTTTGCCACCCGTTTCTGTCAGTGAGGAAGAGGTCAGGGCCATCCGCAGACTGTTAATGGAGAGAATCGATGAGATGGAGCAGGTCGTCCAGCAGACAGCCCAGATTCTCTCATCATTGACGAACTATACGTCGATCGTTTTAGGACCTCAAATCTACGAACAAACCTTAAAACATTTGCAATTGATCCCTCTTCATGAGCGGTCGGCCGTGGCGATCATGGTCACGAATACAGGAAGAGTTGAAAACAAAAAGGTTACTGTTCCCGAAGGAATCTCGTTGGATGAAATTCGTAAACTCGTTGCGATTCTAAACGAGAAGTTGACAGGGACACCGATTTATCAGATCAAGAAGCGCTTATATGATGAGATCGCTCACGAGTTGCGTCGATATATGGAACAGTTCGAAGGCGCGATGGATCTGTTCAATCAAATCGTGAAGACAGATGCGAATGAGCGCATATACCTGGGAGGTACAGCGAAGATTCTGGATCAGCCAGAATTTCGCGATGTGGAAAAACTTCGTCCTCTGCTCGACATTCTAGAACAAAGCAAAACGGTCGTTCAGCTGTTGGGAGCCAATGAGGAACCAGGGATTCGCGTGCGCATCGGACAAGAAAACGATGTTGATGAGTTTAAAAATTGTTCCGTGATTTCTGCATCCTATGCGATTGACGGCAAACATGTCGGAGCTATCGGTGTGATTGGTCCTACGCGCATGGATTACGCCCGTGTGATCAAGATCATCAACCATCTCGCGGCAGGACTGTCTGCCGCATTAACCCGTTTGCATAAATAA
- a CDS encoding TCP-1/cpn60 chaperonin family protein — protein MSNNKQKWSEQEDRHSTLLSNAQAVRAVTAAVEGTLGPKGLDTMLVSRNGDVIVTNDGVTILDLMEITHPAAKMLINIARAQQDEIGDGTTTATLLAGALVQEACAHVQTGVPVTRVIEGIQQGISRALEEIQARSRPLEQVDDPRLLQVARIAGREHGDIASLVVKAAQLMGLEKLRDPSFRLSEMIVSSVGATSEVFHGLLLNKQRMSPHMPEKVEKTWVFLLDDALEAEGIDEEALRTETGFQTYLQYKEEFRQSVRRLIDLGVRFICTGRGVSPVAEEMLTEAGVFVVQRVSSRDMRRLADYTGARPVKRTGLHKSPDELKKMLGWCAHVYQDKRMDMIRLEGGHGKPMATILVGATTAEVVGERARIAKDAASSVQAAVRGGIVPGGGALELYISRVIEKYREKVRGMAAYGVDAVAKALRRPITQIVLNAGFNPLEKIEDANAGQIHTNCDSLAIDCESGEVVDMMKRGVLDPTLVKYHALKAAGEVAVAVLRIQTIVRMRSDGMEDQGGF, from the coding sequence ATGTCGAACAATAAACAAAAGTGGAGTGAACAAGAGGATCGCCACTCGACACTGCTGTCGAATGCTCAAGCGGTCCGTGCAGTGACTGCCGCCGTCGAAGGGACGTTGGGTCCCAAAGGGCTTGATACCATGCTGGTCAGTCGTAACGGCGATGTGATCGTCACAAACGATGGGGTCACCATATTAGATTTAATGGAGATCACCCATCCCGCAGCGAAGATGCTGATCAACATTGCACGCGCGCAGCAGGATGAAATCGGTGACGGCACGACGACCGCCACCTTGCTGGCGGGGGCTCTCGTGCAAGAAGCCTGTGCCCATGTGCAGACGGGTGTCCCCGTCACAAGGGTCATCGAAGGTATCCAGCAAGGAATTTCGCGCGCTTTGGAAGAAATACAAGCGCGCAGCCGCCCGCTAGAGCAAGTGGATGACCCTCGGCTTTTACAGGTGGCAAGAATCGCCGGAAGGGAACATGGGGATATCGCTTCACTTGTCGTCAAAGCTGCACAACTGATGGGCTTGGAAAAATTGAGAGACCCATCTTTTCGTCTCTCCGAGATGATCGTGTCGTCCGTCGGTGCGACGAGCGAAGTGTTTCACGGTCTTCTGCTGAATAAGCAACGAATGAGCCCGCATATGCCGGAGAAAGTCGAAAAGACATGGGTCTTCTTGCTTGACGATGCGTTGGAAGCGGAAGGAATCGATGAAGAAGCATTGCGTACGGAAACTGGCTTTCAAACCTATTTGCAGTACAAAGAGGAATTTCGCCAATCGGTACGGCGTTTGATTGATCTTGGTGTTCGCTTCATTTGTACGGGTCGTGGAGTATCTCCGGTTGCAGAGGAAATGCTCACGGAAGCCGGTGTATTTGTGGTACAGCGTGTTTCTTCACGCGATATGAGGCGACTTGCCGATTATACGGGTGCCCGACCTGTGAAACGCACAGGTTTGCACAAGTCTCCCGATGAACTGAAAAAAATGTTGGGCTGGTGTGCACACGTTTATCAAGATAAACGCATGGATATGATTCGGTTGGAAGGCGGTCATGGTAAACCCATGGCCACCATTTTGGTAGGAGCGACTACGGCCGAAGTTGTTGGCGAGAGGGCTCGCATTGCAAAAGATGCAGCGTCTTCAGTACAGGCGGCCGTACGCGGAGGTATTGTACCCGGCGGTGGCGCTCTGGAATTGTATATCAGCCGCGTCATTGAGAAATATCGCGAGAAGGTTCGCGGTATGGCGGCTTACGGTGTTGACGCCGTTGCTAAGGCTTTGCGTCGCCCGATTACACAAATCGTGTTGAATGCGGGCTTCAATCCGCTGGAAAAAATCGAAGATGCAAACGCCGGACAGATTCATACGAACTGCGATTCGCTCGCGATCGATTGTGAAAGTGGCGAAGTTGTTGATATGATGAAGCGAGGGGTCTTAGATCCGACACTTGTGAAATATCACGCCCTCAAGGCTGCAGGCGAGGTTGCCGTTGCCGTTTTGCGAATTCAAACGATCGTTCGCATGCGGAGCGACGGGATGGAAGACCAAGGCGGATTCTAA